One Fusarium poae strain DAOMC 252244 chromosome 4, whole genome shotgun sequence DNA window includes the following coding sequences:
- a CDS encoding hypothetical protein (TransMembrane:1 (o474-492i)), with amino-acid sequence MSATDDGELPACDGIHPVCGACAAANVPCVPSDRLVVRQDRECECDYLRGQVERLKDRVNELQTRLTMQSRLPSEALSQDTMQLRPIERLEPDGSVASLERGYVGRMLLPTFRGANANGSSETGFRSGPWQLWSGLSASDTPPTATSNTFNLHRDGVGLIDVFFDRRWPQYPVIHRPTFMEQHYIPYCNGQTRNRLSTFEVHMILAIGASEKARSSSDAPVSHEYFFEAAVRDLDAVLAAEDIDCVRCLSLLCLYGSNEPQSVNLWYTVGMALRLAVGIEMHREESLSQRSLLDAEMRKRLFWSLYTMDRSVSISLGRPLGIQDADITVPFPLILSDEQLAGPPDRAIPNILPDVRDMSAFRHIVELRQINGGIYSALHSAGGANLESANLDAIRHQHYTRLNAWLLSAPRYLAPLSMYQTPEWFQIAYHLAVINLHRPSHASPVSSADAIRLCADSSISLISCYNALYAKNKIIYTFVALDSLFLAAVTMLHSIRASSIVRHELTREVVESNIETCVRLLSKISHGKTVGERSIQIVRRLGNATLAVFDNSSYAEADIDTEFMSWFGVKSQNPVRLEYPTPTIDTAWNDLFEHGYDLTSFQNGHLLL; translated from the coding sequence CCTGTCTGTGGAGCTTGCGCTGCTGCCAATGTCCCCTGTGTACCTTCAGATCGCCTCGTTGTCAGACAAGACAGGGAGTGTGAATGTGACTATCTCAGAGGTCAAGTAGAGCGTCTAAAAGATCGCGTCAATGAACTGCAGACCCGGTTGACGATGCAATCGAGACTTCCCTCGGAAGCACTATCCCAAGACACCATGCAGTTGCGTCCCATTGAACGACTAGAACCAGATGGATCTGTGGCAAGTCTTGAAAGAGGCTATGTTGGACGAATGCTTCTTCCCACGTTCCGAGGAGCGAATGCCAATGGATCTTCCGAGACTGGTTTCAGGAGTGGCCCTTGGCAGTTGTGGAGTGGACTTTCTGCTAGCGACACGCCTCCGACTGCCACGTCAAACACGTTCAACCTCCATCGCGATGGAGTTGGATTGATAGACGTGTTTTTCGATCGCAGATGGCCGCAGTATCCCGTTATTCACCGACCAACATTTATGGAACAGCACTATATTCCCTACTGCAACGGACAGACGCGAAACAGACTATCTACGTTTGAAGTACATATGATTCTCGCGATAGGAGCTTCGGAAAAAGCGCGTAGTAGTTCGGATGCACCCGTTTCTCACGAATACTTCTTTGAAGCTGCGGTGAGAGATCTTGACGCTGTTCTGGCAGCTGAGGATATTGATTGTGTGCGGTGTCTTTCTCTGCTTTGTCTGTACGGAAGTAATGAACCTCAGTCTGTCAATTTGTGGTACACCGTTGGTATGGCTTTGAGGCTTGCGGTTGGCATCGAGATGCACAGAGAAGAGAGTCTGTCGCAGAGATCCCTTTTGGACGCGGAAATGCGAAAGAGACTTTTCTGGAGTCTGTACACGATGGATCGAAGCGTGTCGATATCTCTCGGTCGACCACTCGGAATCCAAGACGCAGACATAACTGTCCCCTTTCCTCTTATTCTTTCCGATGAACAACTCGCCGGCCCGCCAGACCGCGCTATTCCCAATATTCTCCCTGATGTCCGAGACATGTCAGCCTTTCGCCACATCGTGGAACTTCGCCAGATCAACGGAGGAATTTATTCGGCTCTTCATTCAGCTGGAGGTGCAAACTTGGAGAGCGCCAACCTCGACGCCATCCGCCACCAGCACTACACTCGTCTCAACGCGTGGCTTCTGTCCGCTCCGAGATATCTCGCTCCGCTGTCAATGTATCAGACACCTGAGTGGTTTCAGATTGCGTACCACCTAGCTGTTATCAATCTCCACCGCCCGTCACACGCTTCTCCCGTTAGCAGCGCCGACGCGATTCGGCTTTGCGCTGATTCATCGATAAGTTTGATCAGTTGCTACAACGCGCTGTATgccaagaacaagatcaTATACACTTTTGTGGCGCTTGATTCTTTGTTTTTGGCAGCTGTCACCATGTTGCATTCCATCCGTGCGAGTTCTATTGTTCGCCACGAATTGACTCGGGAGGTGGTAGAGTCTAATATTGAGACATGTGTGAGACTCTTGTCCAAGATATCACACGGCAAGACAGTCGGAGAGCGAAGCATACAGATTGTTCGAAGGCTGGGAAATGCGACGCTGGCGGTTTTTGATAATAGTTCATATGCCGAGGCTGATATTGATACAGAGTTTATGTCGTGGTTTGGTGTCAAAAGCCAGAACCCAGTGAGGCTGGAGTATCCTACGCCAACTATTGATACTGCGTGGAATGATTTGTTTGAGCATGGGTATGACTTGACTAGTTTCCAAAATGGCCATCTGCTCTTATAG